A segment of the Triticum urartu cultivar G1812 chromosome 1, Tu2.1, whole genome shotgun sequence genome:
TGTTTTTATGTTTCGGGCCCAACTTGAACCTCCTGTTGAAAAGAGTGAAAGTCTCATTAACAACATGCTAGAAAGTATgagacagagcaagacaatattattaattgccatgaataacattacttacagataaatggtcgagaaAGATCTTAAACTGGATTTCATTTTGTCATCCGGTACCAGATCCATGGTGGAAGGATGTGTCCATGGGACATCTGGCCTGCCCACGCTTGCCTCCGCCTGCCTAGTCGTTCACCCTGCCGGGCGACCTGCCCGGATGCCCCATCATCTGCTTGCAAAGCACTTGTCCAGACTTTGTCAAGCAAGCAATGTGCAACACGTTTAACAAATGCTCCTTTTATAAATTAACCCCAAGATCCATCTAAAATCGGTTGCAAATGAGCAACCGAACCACTCAAGATGGATATGCCTTTGGACACGGCTGATTTGCAGCTAACCTTTTGTGTTCGTGTCCCCGGGCACACCCATTCGTTCTCAAGTTGTGCCGTCTATTTAGCCAGCCTTCCCGAGATACTTAGGTGATGTTTGATTCTCTAGTCTTAAGACTTTTTCTAGTTCCTAGGACTTTTTGAAAAAGACTCTCAAGGAGGTACTTCTAAGGACTTTTAGCAAAAAATCCTAAAAAAGTCTCATCCTGTTTGGTTTGCTAGAgactttttttagtcccaacACCAAAAAGTCCCTGGAACCAAACACCCTCTTACATGTCCGGAGTTAGTTCATTGGGTCCTGACAGGGGACCTCCTATCTGCGGCAGACTGGAGGGGCCCTTACATGTCCGGAGTTAGTTCATTGGGTCCTGACAGGGGTGCTTCGTTTGGGCCGGCCCACGAAGGAGCAGCTACTGACGTAAAATACAACACAAAAATGTGAGGGCGACTGGAGAATCGAACTCGAGACCTCCCGCTTAATACCCGCGTGCGGTAGCCATTGCACCACTGAACGTTCTTTGCCAACACTAGGCAGCAAATACTATAAGAACATAATCCACGACAGATCTAAACTTTTATAGAAGTTCGAACGCAGTTCATtctttttttgcaggaaaaaCGTAGTTCGTTTTCAAAACCCGTATCTTTTTTTGAACGCAGACAATTCCAAAAATAGcgaataattttttttaaatgttgaacattttttgacctttgattttttttgaaaagcaGCAAAGTTTTTTTAATGTTGAACAAATTTTGCAAAACAAGAACATTTCATAAAATTTTAAACGAAAAATAGAAaagcgaacattttttgaaacttgGAACAAAATTCGAAGAAAGCGGACATATTTTTGGATCTGTGAACAATTTTTGAGAAAGGGAACATTTTTTGTAACTCTGAACAAAATTTGGCAATGCGAACATTATTTTGAATTgttaacattttttgaaaatgcGAACAAGATTTGAAACTCGAACATTTTTTTGAAGCTTGGAACAAAATTTGAAGAAAGCGAACATATTTTTGGATCTGTGAACAATTTTTGAGAAAGGGAACATTTTTTGTAACTCTGAACAAAATTTGGCAATGCGAACATTATTTCgaattgtgaacattttttgaaaatgcGAACAAGATTTGAAActcgaacattttttgaattaatTTTAAAAAGATTTCAAATGtgaacaaaattttgaaaatCAGAACAAACAAACAAAGAAAGCATGAAAATTTTCGAAATTCTGAACAAAATTTTGTAATGTGAACACTATTTCAGAAATATGAACAATTTTTGACAAAAAGAACATTTTCAAAAATTCTGAACCATATTTGAACTTTTTGAAAAGCTTACAAGGAAAAAGTAAAAAATAttgaaaaagaaaaacaaagaaaacaagAAAGAACAGAATAAGACTGAAGAAAAAACAGTACAAGGAACATATGGGTTTTTCGTCGCTCTTAGTTTCTTTAAGTTTAGCATTGCTTTCTTACAGATCCACGAGCCGATCACGGTGGCTAGCGAGTGTGTATCGCTACTGGAGGTCCTAGGTTCGATCCCTAGCGCCATTGGTTTTTTGTGGTTCATCTCGCGAGGCGAAACCATTCAAATTGGCCGGCCCAGGGTGAGCTGCGCCCTGTGCGAAGCGGCGACTACTTGCCGCAGTAAGCGGCGAATAGGGAATTCCTCCTGACAGACGCCCCCACACGACTGGCATAAGGTGGTGGCGTGTTCTGGGCCCGGGACGCCACCGGCCCATTTGGTCGTGGCCCAAGGAGTTGGTCCACCCTAGCAACGACCAGAAGTAGAGCCTCGCACGAAAACCCTTGCAGCAGgcgcacccgccgccgccaccaccaccagctCGCCGCCCACCGGCGCCCCAGCCAGCGGCAGAAGCCGGGAGAAAGAAGATAATGACCTCGCTAAAATGTCGGCGCAAGAAATCTCCATCAAATCGGCAACCATGAATCGAGCCCCACGCTTCTCCTTTCTCAGCTAAGATCCTATAACTGAAACCTCTGTTCATGAATGTTAAGATACCTACCTGAAAAGGTCCAAATGCAATCACATGCCTTCTTTCCCTGATGATTTGTCATTAGCACTGATAAGTTGCACGATGATTCATTACTTCCACCAGCCAGTAGGTTATACATCTGTAAGGGTTCAAACATCCATGCAAGGTTAGTGGGTCTGGAGAGTGCAGCACCGAAGAAATGCATGCGTTTCTCAGATGATCTGTCTCTACAGTGGGTACTCCAGGTGTCCTTAATTTTGCTGTTTGGATCTTAGTGTTGAAATAATCTCAAAAGCCAAACTGGGTTAGTTGGGTGCAATGGCAAAAAAGGCAAACATAATGTTTCAAGCACATTTATCTTGACTCCCATGCCAGGAGAATCTTCTGTTGCTGCGCTCCAAATATCTATGCCAACTTAGCTAATCAACCAGAAGCAACCTGAGCTAAGAACAACCAAAGATCTCCAACCAAACTTGGCACCTATAAATAATCCTCATGATGGAATACTTGATCCCATCAGTTTCAGCACCAACAGCACATACTAAGTGTGCACAAATGGCTTCCATTGTGCCCCTTTTCTCTCTACTATCATTATTCTTGTGTTGTGTTCTTGCCAAGAAAGACATGAAAGTGGCCCCTTTGACAAATTGGGCTGATCATAGAGACCGATCTCTACAGTCAAATCATGTTTTCAGTGTGCTCAGATATGGGGCTTACGGGGATGGACGCCACGACGACACAAAGGTATGTATAATGCAAAACCAACTCAAAATACATATTTCACTAGAGATAGAAATGCATACGGAAGGTTTACCATGGGTTTCTTGCGCATCCACTTCTTGCAGGCATTGTCAAAGGCGTGGGCTGCAGCTTGCTCCTCTTTGAATCCTAGCACTGTGCTCATCCCCAAGGGCAAGAAATGCCTGACGAAGCATGTAACTTTCTTTGGCCCATGCAAATCCAGTATCAAGTTAATGGTGAGATAGATGAATAACAATAACATGCATACATTATTTTCTTCCATCAACTTTTGCAAACAAAGATGACAAGTTCTACCAAATTCCAGATTGAAGGTACTTTGGTAGCTCCTCCAAAGAGATCATACTGGATAGAGGATACCATTAGGCACTGGATTTTGTTCAGATCTGTGAGAGGTCTTACTGTCACCGGTGGTGGGACCATTGATGGAAATGGAAAATTTTGGTGGCAGAACTCCTGCAAAGTAAACACAAAACTCGTAAGTATATTGAACTTCTGAGTTGTGCATTAATGAAAAACACTAGGAAAATATAATGTTTCACTGTCAACTTTAAAAAGTTTTAACTATTACAGCTTTCAATTTATTTTTTCCTGAAACATTTCTAATATGAATTGTTCTTTTCCTTGATAGCCTTGCAGGCAAGCTCCAACGGTGAGTGCACCTTCCAATCATCTTACTTGGCATATTCCAATCGAGTAGCCTTGTTTTTCTTGCTTACATATTGGCTATCTTTCTTTTCACTTTCCAGGCTTTGACGTTCTATTCTTGTACAAATCTGAAAGTGAATAATTTAGAAGTGTTGAACAGCCAACAAATCCACATATCAATGGAGCGTTGCAGCGATGTAAGGATGTCACGCCTATCAATCAGAGCACCCAGCACTAGCCCCAACACCGACGGCATCCATATCGTCCATAGTAAGGATGTGAAAGTCATGGACTGTGCAATCAAGACTGGGGACGACTGCATGTCAATTGAGGATGGGACTGAGAATCTACATGTCAAGAACATCGTGTGTGGACCAGGGCATGGGATAAGCATTGGGAGCTTAGGTGATCGCAACTCTCAAGCTCAAGTTGCAAACATCACCATTGACGGGGTGCGACTGCACGACACGGCGAATGGAGCTCGTATCAAGACATGGCAGGGTGGGCGGGGTTATGCAAAGAATATTGTGTTCAAGAACATGATAATGGATAATGTACGGAACCCGATCATTATCGACCAGAACTACTGCAACTCGGCTACACCATGTAATAAACAGGTGAAAGAACATGACGACCATGATGGATTTATTCATTTGTTTATGTACATTGATTTTATTTTTTGTTGATTGTTTTCTGAGATAGCAACCCGCTCATACCAAGCGGTGTATGTACATAGATATAACCTGGTGTGTTATTCTTTTGTATAGAAAGTGGCTGTGGAGGTGAGCAATCTGTTGTTTAAGAACATTAGGGGGACAAGTGCCTCAAGAGAGGCTATCAAGCTCAGTTGCAGTAAAGCTGTACCTTGCCATGGGATAGCCTTGCACAACGTCAGGCTTACTCTAAAACGAGGGGGTGGTGATGCAAAGAGCACCTGTCAGAATGCAAAATGGAGGAAATTGGGAACAGTTATGCCACAGCCATGTAGTCTCAACGATTGAAAATATATGACAAGGATTTGAAACGGAATCGCTGAGGCCTGCCTAGTAGTAGTTGATGAGCAGAAAGGGTTATGTGTTTCGGTATGCTTCCTCTGATTCTCCAAGTGAAGCCATGCAATGGAATGATTCTGAGTGAAGTCATGCAATGGAAGGATACATGCTAACATTGAAATGTATAGAAGTAGGCACAATAGTTGGGGGCCTGGGGCTTACGGTGAAGAGTACCTGCATTTTTTTAGGCAGGGTACTTGCAATTTTATTGTAAAATGGACTGTTCCAAAGTATTTTGCATGCAATACTTGTAGTCATACATGAGAACAGTCTGTAACTAAAACAATTTCAAAGAGTAATACTGAACAGAACTTATGTACTTTTCTCTGGCTGAttattttcaaaatttgaaaaGCACCTTGGATGGGCCAGGGCGAAGAGAAGAGATGCGGCAATTTAGCCAGAAAATAAGGTTTTCTTATCTGTTTGATATTCTCGATTGTCTGAATAATTCATTAATTTTGAGTCACTTGACTCAGTATGCAGTTGCTAAAACATGCTTCCGTTATGAACAATAACCACACGGGAAAAAAAGGAATAGTTAATGAAATCAGCTGGTATTAACCAAAAAAATCAGCTGGATGCCCACCTTATGGTTGAACATAGCCTTCAAATTGTAGTACAACACAGTATCCAAAAATTGTATTCCAAAAGAGCACAATATTAGCAAAATGTTGCTGCGATTTTTGCTCTGTAGTTCACAGATAGTGAGGCACAGATGATGATTGGGATGGCTCAGAGAGATCACTAAGGAAAATCAGTCTAATTAGAAATAAACGGTCGGTTTAGTCGTTACCTAGGCCTGGCTTCACCACACGTCCTTGGCCAAACCAACGGTGTGTGACAGCCCCACTGCCCCAGGATGGAGTTCATGACTTTTACCACCCCTAAAATGATGTAGTATAACACTACTGCTTCTGCCAAGCACAAGGAAAAGTTGGCACGCTATATATGATACACATTTTCCTTCCCTGAGAGAAAAACAGTAATCCTCACAACATCTGATGCGTACGTGAGCCCCCTCTATACAGGAAAACGGAAGATTCTCCTGAGCTGATTACAGTGGGGCAAAAAAATGAGTCGGGCAAAGAAACAGATGCTTTCTAAGGAGGGCTAGCTTGCAGCTTCTGCAGGTTTCTCCTGGGAGCTCGAGCTAGCAAGCACATCCCCAACTCCGACAGGTGGACCAATGCTGCAGCGATCGGTGTTGTGAACGGCAATGGCATCCTTCAGCTTCTGAAACTGTAAAGGAGAGACTTGATTTAATGAGAGCATACAGAACTTGGACAGAACTTTGCAGAGTATTTACTGGTGCCTATCTTCTGAACCCATAGTTGAACAACAAAACAATAAAGTGAAAACACTTTCAAAAGAAGCCTCTCTAGAAAAAAGATAATGTGTCTGGAGTTTCCGACAATCTGATACAGTACATTATGAGTTGTAACTAAAGATTACCTATTGTACAAGGTGAGCTATGAAGGGGGTGATGTATGGTTTACCTTAGCTAAGGAACATGAGAACGCCTCCAGTTGCCCATCGGCTCCGCGATAAAAATGGAAGAAAGGGAGGACCTTCACATTCAGTCGTTTACACATAGGTTTGTTTTCATCAAAATTTACTTTTAGGAATACGATATTAGGATTATCCGTGGCTGTCCTGCACAGCTGCATTGTGAATTGAGATGCCATTAGTTTCAGAACAGTATACATGTTAGGGAGATGCTATCAGATGGTAATCATAaactacttcctccgttcctaaatatttgtctttatagagatttcaacaaatgactacatacggagcaaaatgagtgaatctacactctaaagtatgtctatatacatccgtatgtggtagtccatttgacatctctaaaaagacaagtatttaggaacggagggagtacttatgTTTTAAGGAAAGCAAGTAGCACAAGGTTAAAAAAATGAACCTATGAAACCAATCAATCGACTCAGTATGGAGTTTATAAAAAGTGATTGCCACAAAAATGTCAAACAAAAAGTCTGTCACGGTAAAATCCATAAAGCGTCCATTAGTTCTTCAAAGTACCAATCATAAACTGGAAAGTCCTTGCTAAGCTAGATGCTAAGTTGCTAACAAGTTGGCAGTAAGAGCTTGTATTGTCATGAAGATGAGGTGGTCACCAAAACACATGACCTGGGCAAAGGTGAGCCGTCTCGTAATTGCAAGCAAGCAGCCTTTTTAAAGCAAGGGCAATCTCAGTCATGGTATTGACCTATGCAGCCAAGTCACTCGAGAACCATGAACCAAGCAAGATCTGCAACACTAACATAATGCCCAAAGCAAACCAATCAGCCAGCCATTGGTGATGATCTATACCCAACAGTTGCATGCCTATTAAACATAATGCAGCTACAGAAGGAACCAAATTGAGGGGCTGAGAAAAGAGCCACAAGGAGATGGTAAGACAATGAGTTTAGGATGGACAGTTCAGCAGGTAACAACTTATGCACACAAATTCAGTAGCTTCCGGAATCCAGGCCTTGTTACAGCCTCCAAAAGGCCATAAGCTTCTAGGTAAGAAACAACAGGTGTGTAATAACTTGGTAAAAAGAGAGAATCTAGGGAGTCCTAATCAGGAATACATCTACCTTGCAGCTTGGCCTCCTTTTCTTGTGAACTGTTAACTAACTGGTAATgctttctactccctccttcccaaAATACAAGGCGTGGTTCACTTTTTTCTGGTCTTCGATGTATAGCTTTGATTATGATTTTCACTTATAGCATGTCTACAGAATTAGTACAAAGATATATGAAATAAAACTACTTTGCAAGACAAATACGATGATACCACTTATACATGCTAGATTCATATaattttgtactccctccgtcccataatataagagcgtttttgacaatAGTGCAGTGTCAAAAACGCGAAAATCCATCTCTGCACCCGAGCTCATCTGCACCCGTGCTGacgaaaaaaaatcaaaacaaatactagaaaaattcaaaaaattccaattttttttgtgCGGTAGACAATTTGATGCATGAGGTCCGCTCTAATTTTCAAATCAGTTGGACATCTGAGAAGCTCTCAGCAAAAAATACAAATTGGGGATCTGTAAAAATGTTTACTGTTCATGCACTGTTTTGGcctgatttgtcttttttgctgagagTTGCTCAGATGTCCAAATGACTT
Coding sequences within it:
- the LOC125552422 gene encoding polygalacturonase-like, with amino-acid sequence MMEYLIPSVSAPTAHTKCAQMASIVPLFSLLSLFLCCVLAKKDMKVAPLTNWADHRDRSLQSNHVFSVLRYGAYGDGRHDDTKALSKAWAAACSSLNPSTVLIPKGKKCLTKHVTFFGPCKSSIKLMIEGTLVAPPKRSYWIEDTIRHWILFRSVRGLTVTGGGTIDGNGKFWWQNSCKVNTKLPCRQAPTALTFYSCTNLKVNNLEVLNSQQIHISMERCSDVRMSRLSIRAPSTSPNTDGIHIVHSKDVKVMDCAIKTGDDCMSIEDGTENLHVKNIVCGPGHGISIGSLGDRNSQAQVANITIDGVRLHDTANGARIKTWQGGRGYAKNIVFKNMIMDNVRNPIIIDQNYCNSATPCNKQKVAVEVSNLLFKNIRGTSASREAIKLSCSKAVPCHGIALHNVRLTLKRGGGDAKSTCQNAKWRKLGTVMPQPCSLND